One segment of Anopheles stephensi strain Indian chromosome 3, UCI_ANSTEP_V1.0, whole genome shotgun sequence DNA contains the following:
- the LOC118509535 gene encoding uncharacterized PE-PGRS family protein PE_PGRS54-like isoform X5, with the protein MVSRYLRPMPTWMVVLLVLTKQGYGWNLPSTYYQGPGNGYVGGRSNQALAGASAGSWNSGGSAGGAGGFPFQGQLGGGISGGLDRPGGFGANQWAGGDGRGGAVGGGAVGGGAGVSTVSSSAGADGTGFQQGGGISAGGPLATGTDGGVGYGNQGGLGNFGGSNVGQFNPNQGPGSGPDTGGSFGGSGAGFGADGHYHGNRPASGTYGHPSVNSAPSVQPWRYGAPASYGGARWPWHGGGYVYRVPVAHINPDGSYSFSHYTPHSSREETGHSNGNVEGTYGFQNDGAKHNFSFNATPDVDLRTGFGNTRAGALNPEEYGPQSVHSRGRLPLPATFRPGADDRTETQLPNGWSSHSGVDGGTVADGENGSDQSTLSVVGLPKVTTEATDLSQPTGRNQIVRGSTEPPVGANDLDGRLSQPNDAGLTGVPRVTPDGTTVRPVDGTVEQVVTRPENELPSYSNEIGQNGDTRGVGAVPVDRSYRFGYQTPDAAREEAADQAGNVRGSFSYNNEAGRNDLQYVAGAGMGFRPTGGSLAVPNGLAGTGPAAPGGGPVAGDRRYQFGYRTVGSERGTGFPTTEGSLSVPNGQRDGVNTGAGGVFGAAGSGLGDDGGVESQGAQAGGAVGGASFDGDGTQTGAGVGGNFGAANAGFGSDGRSRGFGNQGGQSGTGVGGSFGGAGFGADGRPLASGNQGTQFAAGTGGAGSNYGTGFGADGRPLTSGNSGAQYGAGAGNVFEAGGTFGTGFGSDGRSLTTGNQGGQFGAGAGGPAGTFGTGFGGDGRSFAGGNQGAQNAAGAGNGFGGTGESFGTGFGNQGGQFGAGARGTFGGSDGRSFGFGNQAGPGFGRATTAGFTGSQGTTRNPVTRSPSVTAFNGSTGTVSSASREDGTDEPNTTINADDSEQTTTFGGYGDVQSAGAGLYTNGNRRLVQ; encoded by the exons ATGGTGTCTCGTTACTTACGCCCAATGCCTACCTGGATGGTAGTTTTGTTGGTGCTAACGAAGCAAGGATATGGTTGGAATCTTCCCAGCACGTACTACCAAGGACCGGGCAATGGATACGTTGGAGGGCGTAGCAATCAGGCTCTAGCCGGTGCCAGCGCTGGTTCGTGGAATTCGGGTGGTAGTGCAGGTGGTGCCGGTGGATTCCCGTTTCAAGGACAATTAGGTGGAG GAATTTCCGGTGGGCTTGATCGACCTGGAGGCTTTGGAGCTAACCAGTGGGCAGGTGGTGATGGTAGAGGAGGAGCAGTAGGAGGGGGAGCTGTaggaggaggagcaggagTATCAACTGTCAGTAGTAGTGCTGGAGCAGATGGAACAGGTTTTCAACAGGGAGGAGGAATTAGTGCCGGAGGTCCCTTAGCTACAG GCACTGACGGTGGCGTTGGATACGGCAATCAAGGAGGTTTGGGAAACTTTGGTGGTTCGAATGTTGGTCAATTTAATCCTAACCAAGGTCCGGGATCCGGCCCAGACACTGGTG GTTCTTTCGGAGGATCGGGAGCTGGGTTTGGAGCAGATGGACACTATCATGGTAATCGGCCCGCTTCCGGAACGTACGGACATCCTTCAGTAAACAGCGCACCATCCGTTCAACCGTGGCGCTACGGAGCTCCAGCCAGTTACGGAGGAGCAAGATGGCCCTGGCATGGTGGTGGTTACGTTTATCGAGTTCCAGTTGCACACATTAATCCGGACGGAAGTTACAGCTTTTCCCACTACACACCCCACTCTTCTCGTGAAGAAACGGGCCACAGCAATGGAAATGTTGAGGGAACGTACGGTTTCCAGAACGATGGAGCAAAGCACAATTTCTCCTTCAACGCTACACCGGATGTAGATTTGCGGACAGGCTTCGGTAACACCCGAGCCGGTGCTCTCAATCCGGAAGAGTATGGACCACAGTCGGTTCATTCGCGTGGCCGACTACCACTTCCGGCCACTTTCCGACCTGGAGCAGATGACCGAACGGAAACTCAGCTTCCAAACGGTTGGTCCAGTCACAGTGGTGTCGATGGTGGAACAGTAGCTGATGGTGAGAATGGAAGCGATCAAAGTACGCTGTCCGTTGTTGGGCTGCCGAAAGTAACTACGGAAGCAACCGACCTCTCACAGCCTACTGGACGCAATCAAATAGTGCGAGGATCAACGGAACCTCCGGTCGGTGCAAACGATCTCGATGGACGTTTATCTCAACCGAATGATGCCGGTTTGACGGGCGTACCGAGAGTGACTCCCGACGGAACAACCGTTCGTCCTGTGGATGGTACAGTGGAGCAGGTGGTAACGCGTCCTGAGAATGAATTACCCTCGTACAGTAACGAGATCGGACAAAATGGAGACACTCGAGGGGTTGGTGCTGTTCCAGTTGATCGATCGTACCGCTTTGGTTATCAAACACCGGACGCAGCACGTGAGGAAGCTGCTGATCAGGCAGGTAACGTCCGGGGGTCGTTTTCGTACAACAATGAAGCGGGTCGTAATGATCTACAGTATGTAGCCGGTGCTGGAATGGGCTTTCgtccaaccggtggaagtttAGCCGTACCGAATGGTTTAGCAGGGACTGGCCCGGCAGCTCCTGGTGGTGGTCCTGTTGCAGGCGATAGACGCTATCAGTTCGGGTATCGTACCGTGGGATCTGAACGTGGCACTGGGTTTCCAACGACGGAAGGAAGTCTTTCGGTACCGAATGGACAAAGGGATGGTGTGAATACTGGTGCTGGAGGTGTGTTTGGAGCGGCTGGCAGTGGTTTAGGCGATGATGGAGGTGTTGAAAGTCAAGGTGCACAAGCTGGTGGAGCAGTCGGAGGGGCTAGTTTCGATGGTGACGGAACACAAACTGGGGCTGGAGTAGGTGGAAACTTTGGAGCAGCTAATGCAGGATTTGGAAGCGATGGAAGATCAAGAGGGTTTGGAAACCAAGGAGGACAAAGTGGTACTGGAGTGGGAGGTTCATTCGGAGGTGCAGGGTTTGGAGCTGATGGACGCCCGTTGGCTTCCGGTAATCAGGGTACACAATTCGCCGCTGGAACAGGTGGAGCTGGAAGCAATTACGGTACAGGATTTGGAGCTGATGGACGCCCGTTGACTTCCGGCAATTCAGGCGCGCAGTATGGCGCTGGAGCAGGAAATGTCTTTGAAGCCGGAGGCACATTCGGTACAGGCTTTGGAAGTGATGGACGCTCTCTGACTACCGGTAATCAAGGAGGGCAGTTCGGAGCTGGAGCAGGTGGACCTGCAGGTACCTTCGGTACAGGTTTCGGCGGAGATGGACGCTCATTTGCTGGTGGCAATCAAGGGGCACAAAATGCAGCTGGAGCAGGAAATGGCTTCGGAGGAACGGGAGAATCTTTCGGCACCGGTTTTGGCAACCAAGGAGGACAGTTCGGAGCCGGAGCAAGAGGAACCTTTGGAGGATCTGATGGAAGATCGTTCGGTTTTGGCAATCAAGCGGGACCAGGATTCGGTAGAGCAACAACTGCTGGTTTTACTGGAAGTCAAGGCACTACACGTAATCCCGTCACTAGAAGCCCATCGGTAACTGCTTTCAACGGTTCCACCGGTACTGTTTCATCAGCTTCTAGAGAGGACGGAACCGATGAACCGAACACTACCATAAACGCAGACGATTCGGAGCAAACAACAACGTTCGGCGGTTATGGTGATGTGCAATCAGCTGGTGCCGGATTATACACCAACGGAAACCGTCGTTTAGTTCAGTGA
- the LOC118509535 gene encoding uncharacterized PE-PGRS family protein PE_PGRS54-like isoform X4 produces MVSRYLRPMPTWMVVLLVLTKQGYGWNLPSTYYQGPGNGYVGGRSNQALAGASAGSWNSGGSAGGAGGFPFQGQLGGGFGANQWAGGDGRGGAVGGGAVGGGAGVSTVSSSAGADGTGFQQGGGISAGGPLATGTDGGVGYGNQGGLGNFGGSNVGQFNPNQGPGSGPDTGAFAGSFGGSGAGFGADGHYHGNRPASGTYGHPSVNSAPSVQPWRYGAPASYGGARWPWHGGGYVYRVPVAHINPDGSYSFSHYTPHSSREETGHSNGNVEGTYGFQNDGAKHNFSFNATPDVDLRTGFGNTRAGALNPEEYGPQSVHSRGRLPLPATFRPGADDRTETQLPNGWSSHSGVDGGTVADGENGSDQSTLSVVGLPKVTTEATDLSQPTGRNQIVRGSTEPPVGANDLDGRLSQPNDAGLTGVPRVTPDGTTVRPVDGTVEQVVTRPENELPSYSNEIGQNGDTRGVGAVPVDRSYRFGYQTPDAAREEAADQAGNVRGSFSYNNEAGRNDLQYVAGAGMGFRPTGGSLAVPNGLAGTGPAAPGGGPVAGDRRYQFGYRTVGSERGTGFPTTEGSLSVPNGQRDGVNTGAGGVFGAAGSGLGDDGGVESQGAQAGGAVGGASFDGDGTQTGAGVGGNFGAANAGFGSDGRSRGFGNQGGQSGTGVGGSFGGAGFGADGRPLASGNQGTQFAAGTGGAGSNYGTGFGADGRPLTSGNSGAQYGAGAGNVFEAGGTFGTGFGSDGRSLTTGNQGGQFGAGAGGPAGTFGTGFGGDGRSFAGGNQGAQNAAGAGNGFGGTGESFGTGFGNQGGQFGAGARGTFGGSDGRSFGFGNQAGPGFGRATTAGFTGSQGTTRNPVTRSPSVTAFNGSTGTVSSASREDGTDEPNTTINADDSEQTTTFGGYGDVQSAGAGLYTNGNRRLVQ; encoded by the exons ATGGTGTCTCGTTACTTACGCCCAATGCCTACCTGGATGGTAGTTTTGTTGGTGCTAACGAAGCAAGGATATGGTTGGAATCTTCCCAGCACGTACTACCAAGGACCGGGCAATGGATACGTTGGAGGGCGTAGCAATCAGGCTCTAGCCGGTGCCAGCGCTGGTTCGTGGAATTCGGGTGGTAGTGCAGGTGGTGCCGGTGGATTCCCGTTTCAAGGACAATTAGGTGGAG GCTTTGGAGCTAACCAGTGGGCAGGTGGTGATGGTAGAGGAGGAGCAGTAGGAGGGGGAGCTGTaggaggaggagcaggagTATCAACTGTCAGTAGTAGTGCTGGAGCAGATGGAACAGGTTTTCAACAGGGAGGAGGAATTAGTGCCGGAGGTCCCTTAGCTACAG GCACTGACGGTGGCGTTGGATACGGCAATCAAGGAGGTTTGGGAAACTTTGGTGGTTCGAATGTTGGTCAATTTAATCCTAACCAAGGTCCGGGATCCGGCCCAGACACTGGTG CTTTTGCAGGTTCTTTCGGAGGATCGGGAGCTGGGTTTGGAGCAGATGGACACTATCATGGTAATCGGCCCGCTTCCGGAACGTACGGACATCCTTCAGTAAACAGCGCACCATCCGTTCAACCGTGGCGCTACGGAGCTCCAGCCAGTTACGGAGGAGCAAGATGGCCCTGGCATGGTGGTGGTTACGTTTATCGAGTTCCAGTTGCACACATTAATCCGGACGGAAGTTACAGCTTTTCCCACTACACACCCCACTCTTCTCGTGAAGAAACGGGCCACAGCAATGGAAATGTTGAGGGAACGTACGGTTTCCAGAACGATGGAGCAAAGCACAATTTCTCCTTCAACGCTACACCGGATGTAGATTTGCGGACAGGCTTCGGTAACACCCGAGCCGGTGCTCTCAATCCGGAAGAGTATGGACCACAGTCGGTTCATTCGCGTGGCCGACTACCACTTCCGGCCACTTTCCGACCTGGAGCAGATGACCGAACGGAAACTCAGCTTCCAAACGGTTGGTCCAGTCACAGTGGTGTCGATGGTGGAACAGTAGCTGATGGTGAGAATGGAAGCGATCAAAGTACGCTGTCCGTTGTTGGGCTGCCGAAAGTAACTACGGAAGCAACCGACCTCTCACAGCCTACTGGACGCAATCAAATAGTGCGAGGATCAACGGAACCTCCGGTCGGTGCAAACGATCTCGATGGACGTTTATCTCAACCGAATGATGCCGGTTTGACGGGCGTACCGAGAGTGACTCCCGACGGAACAACCGTTCGTCCTGTGGATGGTACAGTGGAGCAGGTGGTAACGCGTCCTGAGAATGAATTACCCTCGTACAGTAACGAGATCGGACAAAATGGAGACACTCGAGGGGTTGGTGCTGTTCCAGTTGATCGATCGTACCGCTTTGGTTATCAAACACCGGACGCAGCACGTGAGGAAGCTGCTGATCAGGCAGGTAACGTCCGGGGGTCGTTTTCGTACAACAATGAAGCGGGTCGTAATGATCTACAGTATGTAGCCGGTGCTGGAATGGGCTTTCgtccaaccggtggaagtttAGCCGTACCGAATGGTTTAGCAGGGACTGGCCCGGCAGCTCCTGGTGGTGGTCCTGTTGCAGGCGATAGACGCTATCAGTTCGGGTATCGTACCGTGGGATCTGAACGTGGCACTGGGTTTCCAACGACGGAAGGAAGTCTTTCGGTACCGAATGGACAAAGGGATGGTGTGAATACTGGTGCTGGAGGTGTGTTTGGAGCGGCTGGCAGTGGTTTAGGCGATGATGGAGGTGTTGAAAGTCAAGGTGCACAAGCTGGTGGAGCAGTCGGAGGGGCTAGTTTCGATGGTGACGGAACACAAACTGGGGCTGGAGTAGGTGGAAACTTTGGAGCAGCTAATGCAGGATTTGGAAGCGATGGAAGATCAAGAGGGTTTGGAAACCAAGGAGGACAAAGTGGTACTGGAGTGGGAGGTTCATTCGGAGGTGCAGGGTTTGGAGCTGATGGACGCCCGTTGGCTTCCGGTAATCAGGGTACACAATTCGCCGCTGGAACAGGTGGAGCTGGAAGCAATTACGGTACAGGATTTGGAGCTGATGGACGCCCGTTGACTTCCGGCAATTCAGGCGCGCAGTATGGCGCTGGAGCAGGAAATGTCTTTGAAGCCGGAGGCACATTCGGTACAGGCTTTGGAAGTGATGGACGCTCTCTGACTACCGGTAATCAAGGAGGGCAGTTCGGAGCTGGAGCAGGTGGACCTGCAGGTACCTTCGGTACAGGTTTCGGCGGAGATGGACGCTCATTTGCTGGTGGCAATCAAGGGGCACAAAATGCAGCTGGAGCAGGAAATGGCTTCGGAGGAACGGGAGAATCTTTCGGCACCGGTTTTGGCAACCAAGGAGGACAGTTCGGAGCCGGAGCAAGAGGAACCTTTGGAGGATCTGATGGAAGATCGTTCGGTTTTGGCAATCAAGCGGGACCAGGATTCGGTAGAGCAACAACTGCTGGTTTTACTGGAAGTCAAGGCACTACACGTAATCCCGTCACTAGAAGCCCATCGGTAACTGCTTTCAACGGTTCCACCGGTACTGTTTCATCAGCTTCTAGAGAGGACGGAACCGATGAACCGAACACTACCATAAACGCAGACGATTCGGAGCAAACAACAACGTTCGGCGGTTATGGTGATGTGCAATCAGCTGGTGCCGGATTATACACCAACGGAAACCGTCGTTTAGTTCAGTGA